From one Rhizobium lentis genomic stretch:
- a CDS encoding BolA/IbaG family iron-sulfur metabolism protein, producing the protein MAMKPGDIEDMIKAGIPGAKVTIRDLAGDGDHYAAEVVAEAFRGKSRVQQHQMVYEALKGNMGGVLHALALQTSAPD; encoded by the coding sequence ATGGCCATGAAACCCGGCGATATCGAAGACATGATCAAGGCTGGGATTCCCGGTGCCAAGGTGACGATCCGCGATCTGGCGGGCGACGGCGACCACTACGCCGCTGAAGTCGTTGCCGAAGCCTTCCGCGGCAAGAGCCGCGTACAGCAGCACCAGATGGTCTACGAGGCGCTGAAGGGCAATATGGGCGGCGTATTGCATGCTCTCGCCCTGCAGACCTCCGCGCCGGATTGA
- a CDS encoding shikimate dehydrogenase, producing MNSNTFLVGLIGADIQMSKSPALHETEARNLKLDYRYELVDLAERGLPASALSGLLAELEDRGFAGSNITHPCKQTVIAHLTSLSEDAEMLGAVNTVVLRDGKRIGHNTDWYGFYKNFERGMPDAAKTHAVLLGAGGAGVAVAHAAIKLGIEMLSIFDQDTNRAAALADQLNRRFSRTCAQPIANVGAALDSADGLIHATPTGMRSHPGLPINPEWLHPRHWVADIVYMPLVTELLALAEKKGCRTLPGGGMTVFQAAAAFELFTGVKPDAERMSRHFEELCRATA from the coding sequence ATGAACAGCAACACATTCCTCGTCGGCCTCATTGGGGCCGACATCCAGATGTCGAAGTCTCCCGCGCTTCATGAGACCGAGGCGCGGAACCTGAAGCTGGATTACCGTTACGAGCTCGTCGACCTCGCCGAGCGCGGTCTACCCGCTTCTGCGTTGTCCGGGCTGCTCGCAGAACTTGAGGACCGTGGCTTCGCAGGAAGCAACATCACGCATCCGTGCAAGCAGACGGTCATCGCGCATCTTACCAGCCTGTCCGAGGACGCCGAGATGCTCGGAGCGGTGAACACGGTCGTGCTTCGGGACGGAAAGCGGATCGGGCACAATACGGACTGGTATGGCTTCTATAAGAATTTCGAGCGAGGCATGCCCGACGCAGCCAAAACGCATGCCGTCCTGCTCGGTGCAGGCGGCGCGGGGGTCGCCGTCGCGCACGCGGCCATCAAGCTCGGTATCGAGATGCTCTCGATCTTCGACCAGGACACAAATCGCGCCGCCGCGCTTGCCGATCAGCTCAACCGACGCTTTTCAAGAACCTGCGCGCAGCCGATCGCGAACGTCGGCGCGGCGCTCGATTCTGCTGATGGGCTAATCCACGCTACCCCGACGGGCATGCGAAGTCATCCGGGTCTCCCCATCAACCCGGAATGGCTTCATCCACGTCACTGGGTCGCCGATATCGTCTACATGCCGCTGGTGACCGAGCTTCTGGCCCTGGCCGAGAAGAAGGGGTGCAGGACCTTGCCCGGCGGCGGCATGACCGTGTTCCAGGCCGCGGCGGCCTTTGAACTGTTCACGGGTGTAAAACCGGATGCGGAGCGCATGTCGCGCCACTTCGAAGAATTGTGTCGAGCCACAGCCTGA
- a CDS encoding amino acid ABC transporter permease, with protein MGPIGENELFFLLQGLKWTVLLAIIGFVGGGVFGILIALVRTSKNGFARFVSSGYIALFQGTPLLMQLFVVYYGVALLGVDVNAWIAVAIAFTLHASAFLGEIWRGSIEAVPKGQTEAANALGLHYISRMKDVVLPQALKISMPATIGFLVQLIKGTSLAAIVGFIELTRAGQIISNQTYRPLLVFGIVGMVYFIICWPLSHIGSGLEKRMAKAVR; from the coding sequence ATGGGTCCCATCGGCGAAAACGAGCTGTTCTTCCTCTTGCAGGGTCTGAAGTGGACCGTGCTGCTGGCCATCATCGGCTTCGTCGGAGGAGGTGTATTCGGAATCCTGATCGCTCTGGTGCGCACGTCGAAGAACGGCTTCGCACGTTTCGTGTCGTCGGGCTACATCGCGCTCTTCCAGGGCACGCCGCTCCTGATGCAGCTCTTCGTCGTCTACTACGGCGTCGCGCTATTGGGCGTCGACGTCAACGCATGGATCGCTGTGGCAATCGCGTTCACCCTCCATGCGAGCGCCTTCCTGGGCGAGATCTGGCGCGGTTCGATCGAAGCCGTTCCGAAGGGCCAGACCGAAGCCGCGAACGCACTCGGGCTGCATTACATCTCCCGAATGAAGGACGTTGTCCTGCCACAGGCGCTGAAGATTTCGATGCCCGCAACCATCGGATTTCTCGTTCAGCTCATCAAGGGCACATCGCTTGCAGCAATCGTCGGCTTCATCGAGCTGACCCGTGCCGGACAGATCATTTCGAACCAGACCTACCGCCCACTGCTCGTCTTCGGGATCGTCGGAATGGTCTACTTCATCATTTGCTGGCCTCTCTCCCACATCGGGAGCGGCCTCGAAAAACGGATGGCGAAAGCCGTCCGCTAA
- a CDS encoding Gfo/Idh/MocA family protein: MAPAVKLAVLGAGLIGRRHIKHVLDEPMAELVAVVDPSPVGGAIASEVGAKWFSSFAEMVAVARPDGLIIATPNQIHVRNGFEAVEAGIPALIEKPIADDIAAGEKLVQIAETKGVPLLTGHHRRHNPMMQRAKQIIESGKLGQILIVNAMFWLFKPEEYFDTPWRRERGAGPVFLNLIHDIDNLRYLFGDITAVQALESNAVRGNAVEETAVILIEFKNGILGTVSVSDSVVAPWSWEMTTGENPAYPKTDEACYMIGGTHGSLAVPSLEMWSNPGKRSWTEPFESNRAEVENEDPLILQIRQLCRVIRGEEAPLVSGREGLETLKVIDAVKRSAAAGQRISLI, encoded by the coding sequence ATGGCTCCCGCGGTCAAACTGGCGGTCCTCGGAGCGGGGCTTATCGGAAGGCGTCACATCAAGCACGTGCTGGACGAACCGATGGCGGAGCTTGTCGCTGTTGTCGACCCGAGCCCGGTTGGAGGGGCGATCGCAAGCGAGGTCGGCGCCAAATGGTTTTCGAGCTTCGCTGAAATGGTCGCCGTAGCGCGCCCTGACGGCCTCATCATCGCGACGCCCAACCAGATCCATGTCAGAAACGGTTTTGAGGCCGTAGAGGCCGGCATCCCGGCATTGATCGAGAAGCCGATCGCCGACGATATTGCCGCTGGCGAGAAGCTTGTTCAGATAGCCGAGACGAAAGGCGTCCCACTGCTGACCGGGCATCATCGCCGACATAATCCGATGATGCAACGAGCTAAACAGATCATCGAAAGCGGAAAGCTCGGGCAAATATTGATCGTGAATGCAATGTTCTGGCTATTCAAACCGGAAGAATACTTCGACACTCCCTGGCGCCGCGAACGCGGCGCGGGACCAGTCTTTCTCAATCTGATCCACGACATCGACAACCTGCGCTATTTATTCGGGGATATCACGGCGGTCCAGGCGCTCGAATCCAACGCAGTTCGCGGAAACGCCGTTGAGGAGACCGCGGTGATCCTCATCGAGTTCAAGAATGGAATTCTCGGCACTGTTTCCGTTTCGGATTCCGTCGTCGCGCCGTGGAGTTGGGAGATGACGACCGGCGAAAACCCCGCTTACCCCAAAACTGATGAGGCCTGCTATATGATCGGCGGCACGCACGGTTCGCTGGCAGTGCCGTCGCTCGAAATGTGGAGCAATCCTGGCAAGCGGAGTTGGACGGAACCATTCGAATCCAATCGCGCGGAAGTCGAGAATGAAGATCCACTCATCTTGCAGATACGCCAGCTTTGCAGGGTCATCAGGGGCGAGGAAGCGCCTCTGGTCAGTGGGCGCGAGGGACTGGAAACCCTGAAGGTTATCGACGCCGTGAAGCGATCCGCCGCAGCGGGCCAGCGCATCAGCCTGATTTAA
- the purL gene encoding phosphoribosylformylglycinamidine synthase subunit PurL yields the protein MTIPNTIPITPELIAGHGLKPDEYQRILDLIGREPTFTELGIFSAMWNEHCSYKSSKKWLRTLPTKGPRVIQGPGENAGVVDIDDGDCVVFKMESHNHPSYIEPYQGAATGVGGILRDVFTMGARPIAAMNALRFGEPDHPKTRHLVSGVVSGVGGYGNSFGVPTVGGEVEFDARYNGNILVNAFAAGIAKSNAIFLSEAKGVGLPVVYLGAKTGRDGVGGATMASAEFDESIEEKRPTVQVGDPFTEKCLLEACLELMQTGAVIAIQDMGAAGLTCSAVEMGAKGDLGILLELDKVPVREERMTAYEMMLSESQERMLMVLQPEKEEEAKAIFVKWGLDFAIVGRTTDDLRFRVMHQGEEVANLPIKDLGDQAPEYDRPWRESGKPAPLPANLVAAPKDYGQALLQLVGSANQSSRRWVYEQYDTLIQGNSLQLPGGDAGVVRVDGHHSKALAFSSDVTPRYVEADPFEGGKQAVAECWRNITATGAEPLAATDNLNFGNPEKPEIMGQFVQAVKGIGEACRALDFPIVSGNVSLYNETNGVAILPTPTIAGVGLLPDWRKMVRIGSANNGDKVIMIGLDGSHLGQSVYLRDVLSSREGPAPEVDLFAERRNGDFVRSVIRNGQATACHDISSGGLAVTLAEMAMASDKGLTIDLGEGKGAPHALLFGEDQARYVLTVPADVADFVCVNAEGAGVPFRRLGTVGGDALIVGDLISLPIQQLRDAHESWFPDFMEGRGELAAE from the coding sequence ATGACCATTCCAAACACCATCCCGATCACGCCGGAACTCATTGCAGGCCACGGCCTGAAGCCGGACGAGTACCAGCGCATTCTGGATCTGATCGGCCGCGAACCGACCTTTACCGAGCTCGGCATCTTCTCGGCCATGTGGAACGAGCACTGCTCCTACAAATCCTCGAAGAAATGGCTGCGCACGCTGCCGACCAAAGGGCCGCGCGTCATCCAGGGACCGGGCGAGAATGCCGGCGTGGTCGATATCGATGATGGCGATTGCGTCGTCTTCAAGATGGAGAGCCACAACCATCCCTCCTACATCGAGCCTTACCAGGGCGCTGCGACCGGTGTCGGGGGCATCCTGCGCGACGTCTTCACCATGGGCGCACGGCCTATTGCCGCAATGAACGCGCTGCGCTTCGGCGAGCCGGATCATCCCAAGACCCGTCACCTGGTTTCCGGCGTCGTCTCCGGCGTCGGCGGTTACGGCAATTCCTTCGGCGTGCCGACGGTCGGCGGCGAAGTCGAATTCGACGCGCGTTATAACGGCAACATCCTGGTCAACGCCTTTGCCGCCGGCATCGCCAAATCGAACGCCATTTTCCTGTCCGAAGCCAAGGGTGTCGGCCTCCCGGTTGTCTATCTTGGCGCCAAGACGGGCCGCGATGGCGTCGGCGGCGCGACCATGGCATCGGCCGAATTCGACGAATCGATCGAGGAAAAGCGCCCGACCGTTCAGGTCGGCGACCCCTTCACCGAAAAATGTCTGCTCGAAGCCTGCCTTGAGCTAATGCAGACCGGCGCCGTCATCGCGATCCAGGACATGGGTGCAGCCGGCCTCACCTGCTCGGCCGTCGAAATGGGCGCCAAGGGCGACCTCGGCATCCTGCTTGAACTCGACAAGGTGCCGGTCCGTGAAGAGCGGATGACCGCCTACGAGATGATGCTGTCGGAAAGCCAGGAGCGCATGCTCATGGTGCTGCAGCCGGAAAAGGAAGAAGAGGCCAAGGCGATCTTCGTCAAATGGGGTCTCGACTTCGCCATCGTCGGCAGGACGACCGATGATCTGCGCTTCCGCGTCATGCATCAGGGCGAAGAGGTCGCCAATCTGCCGATCAAGGATCTCGGCGATCAGGCGCCGGAATACGACCGCCCCTGGCGCGAATCCGGCAAGCCTGCCCCCCTGCCCGCCAATCTTGTCGCCGCTCCTAAAGATTACGGCCAGGCACTGCTCCAGCTCGTCGGCTCCGCCAACCAGTCGAGCCGCCGCTGGGTCTACGAGCAGTATGACACGCTGATCCAGGGCAATTCGCTGCAGCTTCCCGGCGGCGACGCCGGCGTCGTGCGCGTCGACGGCCATCACAGCAAGGCGCTTGCCTTCTCCTCCGACGTGACGCCGCGTTACGTCGAGGCCGATCCGTTCGAAGGCGGCAAGCAAGCGGTCGCCGAATGCTGGCGCAACATCACCGCGACAGGCGCCGAACCGCTCGCCGCCACGGACAATCTCAACTTCGGCAATCCCGAAAAACCGGAGATCATGGGTCAGTTCGTGCAGGCGGTGAAGGGCATCGGCGAAGCATGCCGCGCGCTCGATTTTCCGATCGTCTCCGGCAACGTCTCGCTCTACAACGAGACCAATGGCGTCGCGATTCTGCCGACCCCGACGATCGCAGGCGTTGGCCTGCTGCCTGACTGGCGCAAGATGGTCCGCATCGGCAGCGCCAACAACGGCGACAAGGTGATCATGATCGGCCTCGACGGCAGCCATCTCGGTCAATCCGTCTACCTCCGCGACGTGCTCTCCAGCCGTGAAGGTCCGGCGCCGGAAGTGGATCTCTTCGCCGAGCGCCGTAACGGCGATTTCGTCCGCTCCGTCATCCGCAACGGCCAGGCGACTGCCTGCCACGACATATCGTCGGGCGGCCTTGCCGTGACTCTCGCCGAAATGGCCATGGCTTCGGACAAGGGCCTGACGATCGATCTCGGCGAAGGCAAAGGCGCACCGCATGCGCTGCTCTTCGGCGAAGACCAGGCGCGCTATGTGCTGACGGTGCCGGCCGATGTGGCGGATTTCGTCTGCGTCAATGCAGAAGGCGCCGGCGTTCCGTTCCGACGCCTCGGTACCGTCGGTGGAGACGCACTCATTGTCGGCGATCTTATTTCACTGCCGATTCAGCAATTGCGCGATGCCCATGAATCGTGGTTCCCTGATTTCATGGAAGGCCGCGGCGAACTTGCCGCGGAATAA
- a CDS encoding amino acid ABC transporter permease — MGYTFDFGAVFDRAPELFWGSLGTLGLAVAGMILALAIGILGVAARTSKNKLVRSPAIAFVEIVRNTPFLVQIFFIYFALPLMGIRLNPTATAVIALGINGGAYAIEIIRGGVESVNKGQVEAGFALGLHKADVFRLIVLKPALRAIYPSLTSQFVMLTLTTSVCTSIAAYELTSAAQRIESDTFRSFEVYFSVTAIYLVISSLMMGIFALISRYYFNYPTR, encoded by the coding sequence ATGGGTTATACTTTCGATTTTGGTGCGGTCTTCGACCGCGCCCCAGAATTGTTTTGGGGCTCGCTTGGGACGCTCGGTCTTGCGGTTGCCGGCATGATCCTTGCGCTCGCCATCGGTATTCTCGGCGTCGCTGCAAGAACATCCAAGAACAAACTCGTTCGATCTCCCGCGATTGCCTTCGTCGAGATTGTCCGAAACACACCGTTCCTGGTGCAGATATTCTTCATCTACTTCGCACTTCCACTCATGGGCATCCGATTGAATCCCACCGCTACCGCTGTCATCGCGCTGGGGATCAATGGCGGCGCTTATGCGATTGAGATCATTCGAGGCGGCGTGGAAAGTGTGAACAAGGGACAGGTTGAGGCAGGCTTTGCCTTGGGCTTGCACAAGGCCGATGTGTTCCGGCTGATCGTTCTGAAGCCGGCTCTGCGGGCGATTTATCCGTCCCTGACCAGCCAGTTCGTGATGCTGACCTTGACGACTTCGGTCTGCACTTCGATCGCCGCCTACGAGTTGACCTCGGCGGCTCAACGGATCGAATCCGATACTTTCCGAAGCTTCGAGGTCTATTTTAGCGTGACCGCAATCTACCTCGTCATCTCGAGCCTGATGATGGGCATCTTCGCCCTTATCTCCCGTTATTACTTCAACTACCCGACCCGATAG
- a CDS encoding PLP-dependent aminotransferase family protein, whose translation MTNWLPDLSRGSGPVYLRLADSIESAIASGALPAGSKLPPQRNLAYDIGVTIGTIGRAYALVHERGLVAGEVGRGTYVLNRSETPPSEQSDPLTVSLAGTRFQDAPANKIRFDTTAAPDLGQGKIIAGILAEIGEQHLAEISSYSRSFPANWFQAGRRWLARSGWTPDVENIAPTLGAHAAAVAVIAAVSAPGDKIVFENLSYTQVSRSARLLGRRTVTVDSDEFGVIPDDFERLCQQQHPKLAFLMPTVHNPTVAIMPEERRAAIAGIARKHGVWLIEDDLYGGMADDDTPLLAALAPDRTFLVNGLSKSVAAGVRGGWVACPPHFAQRIKVTHRMITGGLPFILAETCARLVESGAAHDIRKASVEELSRRTQLAREHLQGFDFESHPHAPFLWLKLPEPWMSGTFKNAAFRDGVLVDDEDEFKTARGEKTYHRVRVGFSSPKTGQELIAGLMILRRLLENGGSTYDGEI comes from the coding sequence CGCAACCTTGCTTATGACATCGGCGTAACGATCGGCACGATCGGCCGCGCCTATGCGCTGGTGCACGAACGCGGCCTGGTCGCAGGTGAAGTCGGGCGCGGCACCTATGTGCTGAACCGCTCCGAAACGCCGCCCAGCGAACAGAGCGATCCCTTGACCGTTTCGCTTGCCGGCACCCGCTTCCAGGATGCGCCTGCAAACAAGATCCGATTCGACACCACCGCCGCGCCCGATCTCGGCCAGGGCAAGATCATCGCCGGCATTCTGGCGGAGATCGGCGAGCAGCATCTCGCGGAGATCTCCTCCTATTCCAGAAGTTTCCCGGCGAATTGGTTCCAAGCCGGACGCCGCTGGCTTGCCCGAAGCGGCTGGACGCCGGACGTCGAAAATATCGCGCCGACACTTGGCGCCCATGCGGCGGCGGTCGCCGTCATCGCCGCCGTCTCGGCACCGGGTGACAAGATCGTCTTCGAAAATCTCAGCTATACGCAGGTCAGCCGCAGCGCGCGCCTTCTTGGTCGCCGCACGGTGACGGTCGATTCCGATGAATTCGGCGTGATCCCCGATGATTTCGAGCGGCTTTGCCAGCAGCAGCATCCGAAGCTCGCCTTCCTGATGCCGACTGTTCACAATCCGACGGTCGCCATCATGCCGGAAGAGCGGCGCGCGGCAATCGCCGGCATCGCCAGGAAGCATGGGGTCTGGCTCATCGAGGACGATCTCTACGGCGGCATGGCCGATGACGATACGCCTCTGCTTGCCGCGCTGGCGCCCGACCGCACTTTCCTGGTCAACGGCCTATCCAAATCGGTTGCCGCTGGCGTGCGCGGCGGCTGGGTTGCCTGCCCGCCGCATTTTGCCCAGCGCATCAAGGTAACGCACAGGATGATCACCGGCGGCCTGCCCTTCATTCTGGCAGAGACCTGTGCGCGGCTCGTCGAAAGCGGCGCCGCCCACGATATCCGCAAGGCGAGCGTCGAAGAACTTTCCCGTCGTACCCAGCTTGCGAGAGAGCATTTGCAGGGTTTCGATTTCGAATCGCATCCGCACGCACCCTTCCTCTGGTTGAAGCTGCCGGAGCCCTGGATGTCCGGCACCTTCAAGAACGCCGCTTTCCGCGACGGCGTGCTCGTCGACGACGAGGACGAGTTCAAGACGGCGCGGGGTGAGAAGACCTATCACCGTGTTCGCGTTGGCTTCTCCTCGCCGAAGACGGGACAGGAACTGATCGCGGGTCTGATGATCCTGCGCCGTCTGTTGGAAAATGGCGGCTCCACCTATGACGGCGAAATATGA
- a CDS encoding amino acid ABC transporter ATP-binding protein, which translates to MEGAVLSSANDQSTLISLEKVEKWYGSFHALKNISLSVRKGEKIVLCGPSGSGKSTLIRCINALELIQEGKIVVDGQSLDGTTKAVDAIRREVGMVFQNFNLFPHMTVLQNCALAPMRVRGTSRADAERLARKYLERVRILDQAEKYPAQLSGGQQQRVAIARALCMEPKAMLFDEPTSALDPEMVKEVLDTMIGLARDGMTMICVTHEMGFARQVADRVIFMASGEIIEEAEPEVFFRSPKHERTKAFLGEILAHH; encoded by the coding sequence ATGGAGGGCGCCGTGCTCAGTTCCGCTAATGATCAGTCGACATTGATATCCCTTGAGAAGGTGGAGAAATGGTACGGCTCCTTCCATGCGTTGAAAAACATCAGCCTATCGGTTCGCAAAGGTGAGAAGATCGTCCTTTGCGGGCCTTCGGGTTCCGGCAAGTCGACTTTGATCCGCTGCATCAACGCTCTCGAGTTGATCCAGGAAGGCAAGATCGTCGTCGATGGGCAGTCGCTCGATGGCACGACCAAGGCGGTTGACGCCATTCGGCGCGAAGTCGGGATGGTGTTCCAGAACTTCAACTTGTTCCCCCACATGACCGTTCTGCAGAACTGCGCGCTTGCGCCGATGAGGGTCCGCGGAACCAGCCGGGCTGACGCCGAGAGACTGGCGAGAAAATACCTCGAACGGGTTCGAATCCTTGATCAGGCGGAGAAGTATCCCGCGCAGCTCAGCGGAGGGCAGCAACAGCGTGTCGCCATTGCCCGGGCGCTCTGCATGGAACCCAAGGCGATGCTATTCGATGAACCCACATCGGCCCTCGATCCGGAAATGGTCAAGGAAGTGCTGGACACGATGATCGGTCTCGCACGCGACGGCATGACCATGATCTGCGTGACCCATGAAATGGGTTTTGCCCGCCAGGTCGCAGACAGGGTCATCTTCATGGCTTCAGGCGAGATCATCGAAGAGGCCGAGCCCGAGGTCTTTTTCAGGTCTCCGAAGCATGAGCGCACCAAGGCCTTCCTTGGAGAGATCCTCGCACATCACTGA
- a CDS encoding acyloxyacyl hydrolase yields MKIDFGKVVLRFLGAASAAAVIGFLAMTGSASAGEQIFDELRFGVSASVQSGHSRENGVYPEITALFDPFGYNETVGWQQFLRPRVHVGTSIGTSGEATQFFTGFTWTVDFNEKLFAEAGFGGVVHTGDLDDDGDGPGLGCRVLFHEYVGAGYRFTPHWNVMAQIAHSSHANLCDGPNDGMTRAGIQIGYKF; encoded by the coding sequence ATGAAGATCGACTTCGGCAAGGTCGTTCTGCGCTTCTTGGGTGCAGCGTCGGCGGCAGCGGTAATCGGCTTTTTGGCCATGACCGGCTCCGCAAGTGCAGGTGAACAAATATTCGACGAATTGCGCTTCGGCGTTTCGGCCTCGGTACAATCGGGACATTCCAGGGAAAACGGTGTCTATCCCGAAATTACGGCCCTCTTCGATCCCTTCGGCTATAATGAGACGGTCGGCTGGCAACAATTCCTGCGACCCCGTGTCCATGTCGGCACCTCAATCGGCACCTCGGGCGAAGCCACGCAGTTTTTCACCGGCTTCACGTGGACTGTCGATTTCAACGAGAAACTGTTCGCCGAAGCCGGTTTCGGCGGCGTCGTTCATACCGGCGATCTCGATGACGATGGTGACGGCCCGGGGCTCGGCTGTCGCGTTCTGTTCCACGAATATGTAGGCGCCGGCTACCGTTTCACGCCTCATTGGAACGTGATGGCCCAGATCGCCCACTCTTCGCATGCCAATCTGTGTGACGGCCCGAACGACGGCATGACACGCGCCGGCATCCAGATCGGCTACAAGTTCTGA
- the aroQ gene encoding type II 3-dehydroquinate dehydratase, translated as MSLIYVLNGPNLNLLGKRQPHIYGHETLADVEADCRKLASELGHEIRFHQSNREYEIIDWIHEAREDGAGIVINPAAFTHTSLAILDALNTFEGPVIEIHISNVHKRESFRHHSFVSHRADGVIAGLGTEGYQLGIRRVATMLKAPKKD; from the coding sequence ATGAGCCTGATCTACGTTCTTAATGGCCCAAACCTCAATTTGCTCGGCAAGCGTCAGCCTCACATCTATGGTCACGAGACGCTGGCCGATGTCGAGGCAGACTGCCGGAAGCTGGCCTCAGAGCTCGGCCACGAGATCCGTTTCCACCAGAGCAACCGCGAATATGAAATCATCGACTGGATCCACGAAGCGCGCGAAGACGGAGCCGGTATCGTCATCAACCCGGCCGCATTCACACACACGTCGCTTGCAATCCTCGATGCCTTGAACACGTTCGAGGGTCCCGTCATCGAGATTCATATCTCCAACGTGCATAAGCGTGAAAGCTTTCGTCATCATTCCTTCGTTTCCCACCGCGCCGACGGCGTCATCGCCGGACTTGGTACGGAGGGCTATCAGCTCGGAATTCGCCGCGTCGCGACGATGCTCAAGGCGCCGAAGAAGGATTGA
- a CDS encoding transporter substrate-binding domain-containing protein: MHNNRRQFLGMALATAAFATVGAAAASAATVEEIKAKGTIVVGIQGDNAPWGFVDSSGKQDGFDADVATLFAKELGVKVQFQPLAVANRIPALTTGKVDILFATMAMTEERAKSIQYSKPYAANTISLYAAKADTAKTPADVAGWEIGVPKSSSQDKAITDAVGSTATVRRFDDDASTIQALVSGQVKAVGGNMFYGQRLDAASPGTYERKIDFLTTYNGVGTRLGEKDWNEAVNAFLDKIKANGELAAITKKWMKIDLPTFPESIPNIPFTVK, encoded by the coding sequence ATGCATAACAATCGCAGACAATTTCTTGGAATGGCCCTGGCTACCGCCGCCTTCGCCACAGTAGGGGCCGCAGCGGCTTCCGCGGCGACCGTCGAGGAGATCAAGGCCAAGGGCACGATCGTCGTCGGCATTCAGGGCGACAACGCGCCATGGGGCTTCGTCGACTCGAGCGGCAAGCAAGACGGGTTCGACGCCGATGTTGCGACACTCTTCGCCAAGGAGCTCGGAGTTAAGGTCCAGTTCCAGCCACTCGCCGTCGCCAATCGCATTCCGGCCCTGACCACCGGAAAGGTCGATATCCTGTTCGCCACGATGGCAATGACGGAAGAGCGCGCCAAGTCGATACAGTACAGCAAGCCATATGCGGCAAACACGATCTCGCTTTATGCGGCAAAGGCCGATACCGCGAAAACGCCTGCCGATGTTGCCGGATGGGAAATCGGCGTGCCGAAGTCCAGCTCGCAGGACAAGGCCATTACTGACGCTGTGGGATCGACGGCGACCGTCCGCCGCTTCGACGACGACGCCTCTACCATTCAGGCGCTGGTCTCCGGACAGGTCAAGGCCGTTGGAGGCAACATGTTCTACGGACAGCGGCTGGATGCCGCCAGCCCAGGCACCTATGAGCGCAAGATCGACTTCCTGACGACTTACAATGGCGTCGGAACACGACTGGGCGAGAAGGACTGGAACGAGGCCGTCAATGCGTTCCTCGACAAGATCAAGGCCAATGGCGAACTTGCAGCCATTACCAAGAAGTGGATGAAGATCGATCTGCCGACGTTCCCGGAATCCATCCCCAACATCCCGTTCACCGTCAAGTAA
- a CDS encoding 5-carboxymethyl-2-hydroxymuconate Delta-isomerase, protein MPHIIIDYSRGAAERVAIDELTRAVHHRVRDGGLVKPTAVRTFAREATFSCVGDEHPENHFIQIIVRMAPGRPAETKRELLKAVLEAARDVAAPALQAGRLGLRADLYESDPNFAFQEIAFA, encoded by the coding sequence TTGCCGCACATCATTATCGACTATAGCCGGGGTGCTGCCGAACGGGTGGCGATCGATGAATTGACCAGAGCGGTCCACCACCGGGTGCGCGACGGAGGCCTGGTGAAGCCCACCGCCGTGCGGACCTTCGCCAGGGAGGCGACCTTCTCCTGCGTCGGCGACGAGCACCCGGAAAATCACTTCATCCAGATCATCGTGCGCATGGCGCCTGGCCGGCCGGCAGAGACGAAGCGGGAGTTGTTGAAGGCGGTGCTCGAAGCTGCGCGCGATGTCGCAGCCCCGGCGCTGCAAGCAGGCCGGCTGGGGCTGCGGGCTGATCTCTACGAGTCCGACCCCAATTTCGCATTCCAGGAAATAGCGTTCGCCTGA